One Cellulomonas soli DNA window includes the following coding sequences:
- a CDS encoding DUF58 domain-containing protein — MGLRPTARGIGLLLGGVALVVLGVALGTVDVVRMGTLAVLAVLGPAAVLAVLDPGRGRHRLAVVRTTTPNPVHVGDRADVEVLISATDPAARVRLAGLRFAEQAATDLSGGSPLRARVRRTPHRVTVTYAVQAGRRGRWPLGPLVVTRTDPFGVARTSATLGESAEVEVWPRVVPLPAPSDVLVGEPDRVALGARTPSTDDASLREYHEGDDLRRVHWRSSARRGSLMVRSDERAGMRPVSVLLDLPARGDDLEWTISLAASMALAMLEGGHPVRLVGGSRPLDAPGIGDPYGWVHAHGATARGTLLDRTIDLEAPRNPEAAEVELLAATHLLESTGAGDDIVLAVLGPLDRAGRAALAHLGDSVQGWAVVRLGARSSDGQDAEASVLALRRAGWRACVVVGGEDVVACWLRLLGSAR; from the coding sequence ATGGGTCTGCGGCCGACCGCGCGGGGCATCGGCCTCCTCCTCGGCGGGGTCGCGCTCGTCGTGCTCGGGGTCGCCCTGGGCACCGTCGACGTCGTGCGGATGGGCACGCTCGCCGTGCTCGCCGTGCTCGGTCCGGCCGCCGTGCTCGCCGTGCTGGACCCCGGGCGCGGGCGCCACCGACTCGCGGTCGTGCGCACCACGACACCGAACCCCGTCCACGTCGGCGACCGCGCCGACGTGGAGGTCCTGATCAGTGCCACGGACCCCGCGGCACGCGTCCGGCTGGCCGGGCTGCGCTTCGCCGAGCAGGCCGCCACCGACCTGTCCGGCGGCTCGCCCCTGCGCGCCCGGGTGCGCCGCACCCCGCACCGGGTCACCGTCACGTACGCGGTGCAGGCCGGCCGTCGCGGGCGCTGGCCGCTGGGCCCCCTCGTCGTGACCCGCACCGACCCGTTCGGCGTGGCCCGCACGAGCGCCACCCTCGGCGAGAGCGCCGAGGTCGAGGTCTGGCCGCGCGTCGTGCCCCTGCCCGCGCCCTCGGACGTCCTCGTCGGGGAACCCGACCGGGTGGCGCTCGGTGCCCGCACGCCCTCCACCGACGACGCCTCGCTGCGCGAGTACCACGAGGGCGACGACCTGCGTCGGGTGCACTGGCGCAGCAGCGCGCGACGAGGTTCGCTCATGGTCCGCTCCGACGAGCGCGCCGGCATGCGACCCGTCTCCGTGCTGCTCGACCTGCCGGCGCGGGGCGACGACCTGGAGTGGACCATCTCGCTCGCGGCGTCGATGGCGCTCGCGATGCTCGAGGGCGGGCACCCCGTCCGTCTCGTCGGCGGCTCGCGCCCGCTGGACGCCCCGGGCATCGGCGACCCGTACGGCTGGGTGCACGCCCACGGAGCCACGGCCCGCGGCACGCTCCTCGACCGCACGATCGACCTCGAGGCGCCGCGCAACCCCGAGGCGGCCGAGGTCGAGCTGCTCGCGGCGACGCACCTGCTCGAGTCCACCGGAGCAGGCGACGACATCGTGCTCGCCGTCCTCGGCCCGCTCGACCGCGCCGGACGGGCAGCGCTGGCGCACCTGGGCGACTCCGTGCAGGGCTGGGCCGTCGTCCGCCTCGGTGCACGCTCCTCCGACGGCCAGGACGCCGAGGCGAGCGTCCTCGCCCTACGAC